A window of Odocoileus virginianus isolate 20LAN1187 ecotype Illinois chromosome 3, Ovbor_1.2, whole genome shotgun sequence genomic DNA:
aaCAGTTTGTTCTTTGCAAAGATCCACAAAAATGACAAACTTCAAATACACTGACtgtgaaaaaggagagaagattCAGTTACTCAAAGTAAGAAATGGATTTGTAGGCATCACTGCTGAATTtatagggaaaagaaaaggatttgAAGAAAATACTATACATCGACAGATTAGATAATCCAgacaaaatggacaaattcctggAAAAGCTGCtcccaaaactgaatcaagaagaagtagaaaatctaaatagacctATAACCAGTAAGACTATGGAATCAATAATCCAAAAAGTCCTATAAAGCACAGCCTTGTACCACATGGTTTCACTGTTGCTTTCTACCAAACATAAAAAACTACTTAACAATACTGATTCTAAAATGCTTccccaaaaaactgaagaggagagaACTCTAACTCATTCCATGAGGTCAGTGTTACCCTTTTACCAAAGCCAgaaacagacaatacagaaagaGAACGCTATTAGATGAATATACTTGTGACTACTAGTAGAAATATCTTTAATacatactagcaaactgaatgtAGCAACACATTAAATGGATTCTGAATGACAGACAAATGAGATTTATTTCTGGGACCTAAAAGGATGGTCCAGTGTATGAAAACCAATCAATGTAATAGCTAATAATATTATGACACTCCTTCATAACAAAAACACTCAGCAGAAGAAGAATAAAAGGGAATTTCAATAGAATAGAGGCCATACATCAAAAATCTGCATCTGTCATCTTAGTTGATAAAGAAAGCCTGGAAATATTTTCTGTGAGATGAAGAACCAGAGAGGGATGCCTGCTTTTGCCACTTCTAGTCGACCTAGCTAGCACAGGAAGTCCCTGCTaaacaaagaagcaagaaaaagttatgaaaagacagttacattaaaaaagaggaaggaaaatgatCCCTGTTCATAGTGAAATGGTGTCATATGAAGACACGCTTAGATTACACTCAGACACAGCACAAGCACATGgggacacacacgcacacacttagACCCCCCAAAAAACTCAGCAAAGTCGCAGGATAAAAAATCAACACACAAGGGACCTCCCTGCTGGTCAagtggccaagactctgagctcccaaagcaggTGGTGTGGGTTCGAACtctggtccctggtctgggaactaagatcccacatgcatggcaaagcaaaaaaaaaaaaaaaaaaaagcaaaaacaaaaacataaaatttaaaaaatatctaaaaaaaacacaaaattattatttttatatacagcaaacacaaaaaattcaaaaaggaataaattattaGGAATAAACATAAGCAGTGAGGCAAAAGATTTTATTCCCCAAACTATAAAGTATTGCTGCAATAAATTAAAGGAGATAGAAATAAATAGGAAGGCATACCATTTTActgattggaagacttaatacaTTAGAATGTCAATACTACACAAAGTGATCTACAGACTTAATGCAACCTTTATTGAACTTCTAATGACATTTTTgtggaaatagaaaaatgtatCCCACCATTTGTTTTGAAAGCTCAGGCACCCTGCATAACCAAAAGAATCCTGAAAGAGCAGATCAAAGTTGAAGGTATGAAACCTCCTGATCCCAAAATACCCTAAAGGGTTACACCAAAGTAAttaaacagtgtggtactggagtaaataaaattgaaataaagccTAGAACCCTGGTaaaagaacaacaacagagaaacaACAAACTCCCTCCAATATCTGGTCAGGTAAACTTCAATAAGACTGACAGGCTCATTTAGTGGGGAAGAGACAGACATTTCAGCAAATTACATTGAGTAAAGTAGCAAAGGAAGGTGAGGTGGGCATTTCTCATTCATAATGAGATCCAAGGCAGGGTCCTTGGATCAGACCAATCCCTGGGATGATCAGCCCTGAGTGTGAGGAGTAATCTGGACAAATTTGGTTATTGAAGGGGCGGTTCTTCCTTCTTTTGAGACAGACATTCACCCTGGACACAGATTTCCCTTCCCCGCAGGCAATGTTCCTAGATGTCTTATCTATCGTCCTGGTGTCCCCCACACACTGCTTCTGATGCAGGAACTCACTGCACAGGAAATGAAATGTGGCAATGAGCAAACACTTTTGGAATTCACTGTCCTTCCTTCCCCTGGCCACCCGGAAGCAGCTGGCCTGAAACAACAGTGCAGTGGGCTTTGGAGACCTGAGAGTCGCTGTCCTCTGGGGGGAAATACCTTGCAGGGCTGGGGTGCTGTTCTTCTGGACATTGTATAAACTCAAAAGGGGCTTTCCCAGAGggcacagtgctaaagaatccttttgccaatgcaggagacacaagtgacaggggttcagtccctgggttgggaagatcccctgggggacgAAATGGCAaactgatccagtattcttgcctggaaaattccaaggacagaggaaaggCTGTTTTCTCAGTCCTCATCTTCCATTTCAATAATATCTGCTACTCTTAATTCACTCCCTTGTGAAACTCCTTTACCCCATgagtcctttctcttctcttaaaCATAAAGGTGTACcactctccttctttctcttctctcttttattttggtGGCATCGCATCTTAAACCTACATTTCCGTTTGGCTCTAGTTTCATAGTCTGTGCTATAGTCAAGATACCTACTACCAGTTTTCTGCAACTTTCACCAACACTCTACCCAAAATAGAACTGATCATCTTTCATAGTctctacagttgacccttgaacagtgcAAGTTTGAACTGTATGGGTCCTCTTAtaagcctatttttttttaaataaatgcatacgACAGTACTACACAACCTGTGGTTGTGTTacagggaagaactgactccatgttggatctatttcttttcctttaacccTTAACTTTGCTTCTGGTTGCTTTTGTTTACTAAAAGGACACTATTTATATAAAACCAATGGGAAGCAAAGATTCAATAACTGTATCCTTTTTGTTCACTAAAAAGATACTGTTTATCCTGCCTCCAGCCCTCTACCTGAGTATTAATCCAAAGTACCTTAGTTcaggaccctgtccacctgtggatggcggGAAGGAAGAAGTTAACACATCTCCTCCCTGAGACTATACCAGAAGATATTTGCAGGATTAAAGGCTTCCTCACCTCCCctatctctgttctataaaagaacttGGCATTCAGACCCAGATAAGCTggctattttgagacattagtcctCCATCTTCTCGGTCACcagttttccaaataaagttgtgCTCCTTGCCGCAGCACCTAGTTTCTCCATTAACTGGCCTGTTTCATGGCCATCAGATCAAGTTTGGACTCAGTGACCGTTGTTTGAATGTGCAGTTGTGGAACCATGGATGCCGACTGTGGAGTTAGCTCCAAATTCTCAACTCTGTGGAGGGGTTGGGCCCTAACTCCCATTCCTACCCCCATTGCTTAAGATTGTACTTGCCACCTCTCCTGACTTCCTCTTTCCTTTAAAAGGCACTTCATCTGCTCAGCCACTTGAGCTGGAAACCACAGCTTTATCTCTGGTTCTGTCCTTTCCCTTTTCCTGCATATCCAGTCAGTAAGttcacaatgtgtgtgtgtgcgtgcacgcacaCCAcacactcagttatgtccaactccttcagattccatggactatagtctgccaggctcctctgtccacgggattttctagcaagaatactggattgggttgccatttctttctccaggggatcttcccaacctagggatggaaccctcaaGTTTTGGGTCTCCTGTatggacaggtggattctttactactgcaccacctgggaagcccccacagtaAGGTAATGTTCTAAAATAATCTGATGGATTCACAAAATGACTCTCTGCATCTACTCTGGTGCATTAGGTAGATTGGTGTTTGTTACAAGGTATAGTAAAGAAATTCCAGGCACAGTGTTCTCTTAGGGAAAGGAAGATCTACACTGTTGCTAAGGCAGGTTGTGAATTGTAAAGCAGACCTGGAATCTGGTCCTTCTAAAGCTACTAAGTAGTGCAGAAAGAAACTTCCACTCTTATTTTTGTAGAATGTATCCCAGTTGAGGGAAAGAAAACATTACAATATTGGTAGGGACTGCAGATACCTAACCAGGCACATACCTGTTGAGTTTTTTTCATCTACAATAGTATCTGATGGTGTCAGTCACCTCAAATTCTTGTGTTTGTGTGCATAGATTTAGGAATCTCTTCAATGCCTTGGATCTGAAAGACAGTGTGTTCTCTGGAGATTGGGTTATCCCCTGATTGGATTGTCCACTCTCTTCCCCTATTAAAGGAAAATCAGAGACAGAAGTTAGTGGACTTTCCAGTGAGCCACAGGCTGACTGCATCTCAAGAGTGGTCAGAGGACAGCTCTTGAAATTGGGGGATCCTGCACAGACCAGATTTCCAAGCTGGCCTTATCTGGTGAGCATGGAATTGATACTGATGGCAAAACAGTACACATCTACATTTACCTTTTCtaaaatctctttattttagCCAACAgtagcttttaaaatgaaaagttacctTACTGAAAGTTATTTCTTTGGTGttagtattaataaatattcaaggttttGTATAGGTTTTTGTATGAAGCTTTCTTGTGATAATtagccagattaaaaaaaacaaacaaacaagatcaCTATGAAGTAGAAGCAGTATTCGTCTGAACTCTGAGTTTTTTCATTTACAATAGTATCTGACTGTGTCAATAGCCTCAAATTCTTGTGTTTTGTGGGCACAGATTTAGGAATGTCTCCAATACCTTGGATCTGAGAGGGCGAGTCCACTGATTGGGTTATCCACTGATTGGATTGTCCACTATTTGGGTTGTCCACTAATTGGGTTGTCCACCTTCTTCCCCTATAAAAGGCGAGGCAGAGGCAGAAGTCAGACTTTCCATTGAGGCACTGGCTGTCTGCACCTCAGGAGTGGTCAGTGGACAGCTCTTAGAACTGGGGGAAACTGCATTGACCAGATTTCCAAGCCAGTCTCTCCTGGTAAGTGTGGAATCCATACTGATGTCCATCTATATACTTTTGCCTTTGTACAACCTTTAATTAAGCAAATAGTAGCTCTTAAAATGTTGGCTTACTGAAAGTTATTTCTTTGGTGTTAGTATTAAGAAATATTCAAGGTTTTATATAGGTTTGCGTATGAAGTTTTCTTGGGATAAttagccagatttttttttctaaacaaaatcaCTATGAAGTAGAGGTAGTATTTTCCTGGGCTCTGTTTAAATAGTTCTCTCTGAAAAATGTTTGAGccacaagtttatttttattggtttttatttttctttctttttaaactcagCTCTCTGATTGCTGCTccatcccagagtttctgattcgtCACATCTGGGAGCGAGGCCTGAGACTCTCCATTTCTAGTAAGtccccaggtgctgctgctgctctaaGGACAcactctgagaaccactggtgCACCTGATCACAGTCTAAGCATGTactctgagaaccactggtgCACCTGATCACAGTCTAAGCATGTactctgagaaccactggtgCACCTGATCACAGTCTAAGCATGTactctgagaaccactggtctagctTGTCCCTGGTTGGGTGGGGAAGCTTTCTGACTTGACGGGAGGGTCCTTAATATAGGCAGAGGCCTGGATGACCCCGTAGCAAGAATGGGTTCATACTGCCCAAAATTGGgtttcagatttctttctcttcctattaATAGTGCTTCTAATGTGGGCTGAGGAGGCAATGCTCCCATGAAAGGAAATAAGATTGCTTTCTGAACTAGCTGAGCTACAAAGACTAGACTGTCCTATTTGTAAGATGGAAGAAGAGAGAATGTTCCAGGCCATCTATCAGATACATCAGCACAGGGTCTGCCCTTCATGGTTTACTTTCCCTTGTGGTGGCCATGAGCTGCAAGGAAGACAGTAAAGATTGGACATCCATGGGCCCTGGTGATGAGGGGAGGTGCAAGGACTTGGGGTAAGGATTATGTCTGTGACTTGCCTATATCACTCACAGCAAGGTCAAGgtgacttttaaaagttattttacagTGTCCTATTTACTTTTTTCTCACTGTTTGATTTCTCTACCTGAGATATCCTCTGAAGCTATGTCTAACTTTATCTCATTTCTCTTCCAAATTAATCCATTACCTTTGTGTATTTTGATGTTCCTATAATTCTTTGTTTAATGTctactgcttcccaggtggtgctagtggtagagaacccgcctgcccatgcatGAGGCTTAAgcgacacgggttcaatccctgggtctgggagatcccctggagtggggcatggcaatccactccagtagtcttgcctggaaaatttcatggacagaggagcctggcgggctacagtccataaggttgcaaagagttggacaccactgaagcgacttagcacgcaggcaatGTCTACTGCACggcagccaccagggaagctcaatttGTACATTTAATGCTGTCTAAAAAAACCTGGAACCTGCTTTGATGTTGGGATAAAATAATCTAGTACATCACTGGCTCTTGTATTTCCGGGAATATTTAGttaacaataaaatgttttttaaaaaattcaactctCTGATCCGTATGTGTCATTAAGTTAAATGGCTATGgctggtcgctcagtcgtgtccgactcttggcgaccccatggactgtggcccgccaggctcctctgtccatgggattctcaaggcaagaatactggagtggattgccattcccttctccagaggatcttcccgaccaaggaatcgaacccgggtctcctgcattgtagacagattctttaccatctgagctacagggttGCCCTTCCCCAATATCTTCATCAATAactgtcattattttttctttcttcttacttcTCTTCCTCCAtatctccctctttctctgtcgCTATGATGGCCTTATTGATGATCACAACACTATTGTACTTCACACTGTAGGAAACAGCCTTTAATCTATTAACCCCTTTCTCTCCTGAGGTTGAGGAGCGCGGAGGCGAGATGACTCCGTCTCCCATCCCACGCAAAGAGCGCTCTGAGGAGCAGTCCGCGGATCGCTGTAGAGATACAGGCGCCACCCAGCAGTCCGGCGAGAAGGACCGAGGCAGGGATAAAGCTCGGAAGCGGCGCAGGGCCTCGGGCGGTGGCAGCAGCTCGGGGGCGCGGTCCCGCGCGGGCTCCAGCCGCGGCTCCAGCTCTTCCTCAGCATCCGGCCGCTCAGGACACTCCAGCGGGTCCCgcagctccagctccagcagcTCCCCCGGCTCTCCAAGGCCTTGGCGCCCCCGAGACCACAGGCTGCGGTCCGGTTCCAAACCCAAACCACCTGGACGAGACGAGAAGGAAAGCAGAAGGCGCAGCCCCGCCCCTAAGCCCACCAAAGTGCACGTCGCGAGGCTCACCCGGAAGGTGACCAGGGAGCACATCCGGGAGATATTCTCCACCTTCGGGAGAGTTAGACAGATCGACCTGCCCAGAGAAAGGATGCGCGCGCATCCGTCTCAAGGCCACGCCTACGTGGAGTTCGAGAATCCGGAAGAGGCTGTGAAGGCGCTCAAGCACATGGACGGAGGGCAAATCGACGGCCGGCGGATCACAGCCACAGCCGTGCTAACCCCCCCGGCCCCAGCCACCCCCAGGCGACTGAGCCCTCCCCGGAGAATGCTGCCACCGCTCTCCACGTGGCGCAGGCTGAGGAGGAGCAGGTCGCGTTCCCCTTGGGGCAGGTCCCCCGAGCGCCGGCTACCCCGCTACCCCCGCCGCCCCCGTCACTGGAGCGGCCCAAGCTCCAGCTCCTTGCGAAGGTGAGGGCAGCAGTCGACACATGTCCCCGAGCAGCAGAGCTCCAGCTGCAGGGGTGTTGCTGGTTTGGGGCTGTGCTTGTAAAGGTGACCTCCAGTGTTCTGGCTGGAAAACTTCCCAGTTTCTATAGTTCCTGGGAGTCATGTAGCTGGCAAAGCCAGCAGGGATGAGCAGGGGGCTTCAGACGGACAGACAGCCCCGGCCTGGGAGCACGTTTTGCCATGTCCCAGACAACCTGGGCCGATCCGGTGGCCTGGTCCTGCCCTAACCTGTTGGCCGGCAGAGTCCAGCAGTGATGTCATCCCTGTTAGCCTGGCCCTGCACCCCTGCTTGGGTCCTCTTCTGACCTCTAGGGTCAAGTACCCCGTGTtatgtgcccccccccccacccctccctttcTCTGAAATTGGTAAGTTTCAAGCCAGCCCTGCTGGGTCATGAGGGAACCACCCCGAGCCAGGGCAGTTGTGTGCTAGTCATTGCCCTGCAGGTTTCCTCAGATGTGTACATTGCTTTTTTGGCTTTTATTGTACAGTCAGGACTATGCATTTTCTGTTTTGGGTTTTGTAACTTTGTAGCTTTTTAGATAATGTTGTGGTTGTTCTTTGTTGTATAAAGTAATTGCTTTGGATGAACCAAGgattagagtttaaaaaaaaaaaaaacttttatcagGATTCAAATAAATTGGGGTGATGACTTTGTTCAGTGAAATTCTGAATTATGGATCTTAGTCCACAACTTGGCATGTAATAGGTGCTCTGTAAACATGAGGATCAAGTGATTTTCATTCCAAACTGAGGAATATTGGGTGTTGAAAGGGGTGGTGTTAGTAATTATGGCAGGGCAACAGgattaagatatttttattttctccctctaAAAACACCCTCTGAAACAGAAATGAtggattttaaaagaatgtgtgcACTGATTAGGTTTACATTTTAAGTGGATTTCTATGATTAAAGTCTTAAatggattggagaaggcaatggcaacccactctagtactcttgcatCTTGAGCTCCTTCTAAGGGCAAAATGAGTAAGTATATATGCCAGGGTAAATCACTAGAGTCCACATTACTCTTCCCTTCATTGGGTATCCAACTCAGTGAGAGAATTAACATAAAATGAAGAGATGATAATACATATACAGTTCACAATTGGAAGactaaaagagaaaatgcaataTTTGATGTCTGGGTCTGGAAAACTCACTCTGTTCAAATAATATTTTGCAGGAAGATGGAAAAGTACTCAGGATTGATTCAAGGGCGGCAGGAGCTGAGAGGCCATGGCATCTTTCCCCGGTCACGGTGGAAGTGTTCCTAGAGGTATTCTCCTGGGGCAGCACAGGTTCTTACCACAGGGCTGGGACACGTCCAGTCTGCATTCATCTCTGAGATCTCTCTCATCTCCCTCAGCTAGAGAAAATCTAACTGAAGCAACCCAGTCTGATGGAGAAAACCGAGAAATCCGTTGCTTTGAAGAGGCAACAGAGAGAAGCCGAACAAATTAATAAACTCTTTATTGGTGTTTTGAACTTTGAAACCGCAGAAGAAAGTCGGAGGAACTGTTACCAGCAGTGGGGAGAACTTACAGACTGTGTGGTCCTGAGGGATCCTTCCAGCCAAAGATCAAGGCAGTGCGGTTTTATCACCTTTTCATCCATGACAGAGGTGGATGAAATGTCCACTGGATCCCATTCCGTTGACGGCAGAGTGCTTGAACCCAAACGTGTGTCCCAAGAGCAGCATCTGGACAGTGGGGTGTCCTTTGGACACTGAAGAAGCTGTTTGTTGGTATTCAACAAGATACTGAGGAACATCATCTTAGAGATTACTTTGAGAAATATGGAAAAATGGTACCGTTGAGATCATTACTGATACACAGTCTGGCAAGAAAAGAGGCTTTGGATTTGTGACTTGATTCTGTGGACAAGACTGTGTTGCCAAAAAACCATACCATCAGTGGTCATCATGTGGAAGTCGCAATGGCTTTGTTAACATGGGAACTGTAGCAAGTCTAAGATTCTAGAAGTGGAGGAGGAGGCCCCTTTGGTTTGGGGGTTTATCCTGGTGGTGGTAGCGATTTGGAACTAGCATCAGGATGATAGAGTAACTTCTGGGGAGGACCTGATGCATATGGAAATGGTCCTAGATTTAGGGGTGCTTATCAcggggctggagaagggagagacagagggtcTGTCTGGCAGATGTGCTGAAAGCCCCACATCTGGCAACCATGATTGGGGCTGCAGAGGTGGTCATGGCAACTATGGAGGAGGAAATTGTAGAAGTGGAATTAACAATGACTTTGGAAATTATCAGCAGCAATCTAATTACAGTCGATGAGGAATGGAAACTTTGGTAGCAGGAACTTGAGGGCTCAATATGGTGAAGGAAACTCTGCTCCAGGAGGCAGTGGGGGATGTGGGAGTTGGGAGGGCGAAGCCGAAACTGAGCTGCTTCCTTTGCCCTGGGCTTCACTATCTAAATAGCAGAGGATGAGAGCCCAGACGTAACTGGGCATCTTCAGGTTATGAGTAAACATGCAGGGATGTGGCAGAAAACAGAGAGCAGGTGCAGAGAGCCATTTGTGAATGAATTGAATTATTTAAGAACATTGCCTTC
This region includes:
- the LOC110135604 gene encoding RNA-binding protein with serine-rich domain 1-like, which translates into the protein MTPSPIPRKERSEEQSADRCRDTGATQQSGEKDRGRDKARKRRRASGGGSSSGARSRAGSSRGSSSSSASGRSGHSSGSRSSSSSSSPGSPRPWRPRDHRLRSGSKPKPPGRDEKESRRRSPAPKPTKVHVARLTRKVTREHIREIFSTFGRVRQIDLPRERMRAHPSQGHAYVEFENPEEAVKALKHMDGGQIDGRRITATAVLTPPAPATPRRLSPPRRMLPPLSTWRRLRRSRSRSPWGRSPERRLPRYPRRPRHWSGPSSSSLRRKMEKYSGLIQGRQELRGHGIFPRSRWKCS